The Pseudodesulfovibrio sp. S3 genome window below encodes:
- a CDS encoding GGDEF domain-containing protein — protein sequence MKTNSCKEIDIFAKRLQEAGVANDSDWMAIVLFVRNLLARLSIYSDEKKSEIQREICDQLVTKDFSEEHLDAIIAMLDMYIMQNIGALEMEEALTQEKRTAALLLNEMDEMISTMHGANERQDYRLTTFQKETVEVIKDGTKKSHIVDKVRGMFQEIIEEFREEARVLNAKAEHFRLTADFDPLLTDLHNRRSLEAYLKSVEEEQAETPAPLAMMMIDVDHFKKVNDTYGHQAGDDVLRALARIINAHAIQYEGFAARYGGEELVIVMKGMDLAWATIKAEALRADVEQYDFRVRTNGQLADTSLNFTVSIGVSEWTEGATLGDLVGTADAALYRAKNTGRNRVCSAPE from the coding sequence ATGAAAACCAATTCCTGCAAAGAAATCGATATTTTTGCCAAACGGCTTCAGGAGGCGGGAGTTGCCAATGATTCGGACTGGATGGCCATTGTCCTTTTCGTGCGCAATCTGCTCGCCCGCCTTTCTATCTATTCCGATGAAAAAAAATCGGAAATTCAACGAGAAATATGCGACCAGCTCGTCACCAAGGATTTTTCTGAAGAACACCTGGACGCCATTATAGCCATGCTCGACATGTACATCATGCAAAACATCGGTGCCCTTGAAATGGAAGAGGCCCTGACTCAGGAGAAACGGACCGCAGCCCTGCTCCTCAACGAGATGGACGAGATGATCAGCACCATGCACGGGGCCAACGAACGCCAGGACTACAGGCTGACCACCTTTCAGAAAGAAACTGTCGAGGTGATCAAAGACGGCACAAAGAAATCCCACATCGTTGATAAAGTCCGAGGGATGTTCCAGGAAATCATCGAGGAATTCCGCGAGGAAGCCCGAGTGCTCAACGCCAAGGCTGAACACTTCAGACTGACTGCCGACTTTGACCCCCTGCTCACGGACCTGCACAACAGGCGTTCCCTCGAGGCCTACCTCAAGAGCGTCGAGGAAGAGCAAGCAGAGACCCCCGCGCCCCTGGCCATGATGATGATCGATGTGGATCACTTCAAGAAGGTAAACGACACGTACGGACACCAGGCCGGCGACGACGTGCTCCGCGCCCTGGCCCGGATCATCAACGCGCACGCCATCCAGTATGAAGGATTTGCAGCCCGCTACGGCGGTGAGGAGCTGGTCATCGTCATGAAAGGCATGGACCTCGCTTGGGCCACCATCAAGGCCGAGGCGTTGAGAGCCGATGTGGAGCAATATGACTTCCGTGTCCGCACCAATGGACAACTGGCAGACACCTCCCTCAATTTCACGGTTTCCATCGGCGTGTCGGAATGGACAGAAGGAGCGACTCTCGGAGATCTGGTGGGCACTGCGGACGCCGCACTCTACCGGGCCAAAAACACCGGTCGCAACAGGGTCTGTTCTGCCCCGGAATAA
- a CDS encoding methyl-accepting chemotaxis protein — MKLSVKMLLFCLLIGVLPLAGMAGYSLHIASGSLKGQAFSKLASLREAKSHELESLIRIWNKDITMYSEARYVYSALVRLRDIVFYAAKPGRKMDVADEDFANAMKQVTGEFTPWLKLRGYADALILDDTGRVVFSAARGRELGEDITDGPLSKSKLVRAWERALAGETVFIDFHPYQPMKGLPCAFVAAPIRRHGLEIEGVAVLRIPIESVNMVMRTRAGMGKTGEAYLIGGDGLMRSDLFSDPKGHSVVASFADPRRGVMRSESDLRALKGDDGNTKCIDYRGQEVLSAYAPIPVGDTTWGLVAKIDASEALAPVRRLENAAMVVGGSSAAGIALLTLLFLWFVLLKPLAGLRAYAGKVAEGDLEARPEGVFKAELQQVSVAIEQMVHNLGEKMQEAEAASSLAQARAVEAEAAFVRADNERRARNDAAKAQREGMLQAAGMLESVVMGMKEASATVNAESDLIMQGANSLSSRVESTAASMEELAGSIREVAGNAERASMEAGAARQRADEGSDVVRKTVRSIGDVHVIAEALRRQVSNLGTKADSIGKVMNVISDIADQTNLLALNAAIEAARAGEAGRGFAVVADEVRKLAVKTMDATREVGNSIAAIQSDVRENIKAMDQAAEKVDTANNLAGESGTALSEIMGFFDTTLGQVQAIASASTQQSQVGEEINLAVSEMDVVSSRTVEAVAETSGAINALTGQINTLSKLHGLFMLLGEGTVQRKVEALAKVPDLAVRNPEKQFRVLERVVQENPSLEIARITDDRGVQVTRSAMAHHAPKGTARSGPGFDWSEHEWFREPRRTGESFISNIHYSESIDDYCLTVSTPIKDREGKLLAVLAVDVRHGETGERMRKAA; from the coding sequence TTCTGTCTGCTGATAGGCGTTTTGCCTTTGGCGGGCATGGCCGGTTACAGTCTGCATATCGCATCAGGGAGTCTGAAGGGCCAGGCCTTCAGCAAGCTGGCCTCCCTCCGGGAGGCCAAATCTCATGAACTCGAGAGCCTGATCCGAATCTGGAACAAGGACATCACCATGTATTCCGAGGCGCGGTATGTATACAGCGCCCTGGTCCGGCTGCGGGACATCGTTTTCTATGCGGCCAAGCCGGGCCGGAAAATGGATGTGGCCGACGAGGATTTTGCCAATGCCATGAAACAGGTGACCGGGGAGTTTACCCCGTGGCTCAAGTTGCGGGGATATGCCGACGCCTTGATCCTCGATGATACCGGCCGCGTCGTGTTTTCCGCTGCCCGGGGTCGGGAGCTGGGTGAGGATATCACCGACGGCCCGCTCTCCAAGAGCAAACTGGTCAGGGCCTGGGAGCGGGCGCTCGCGGGGGAAACCGTGTTCATTGACTTCCATCCCTATCAGCCCATGAAAGGCCTGCCCTGCGCCTTTGTCGCCGCGCCCATCCGGCGCCACGGCCTGGAGATAGAGGGGGTGGCCGTCCTGCGCATACCCATCGAGTCCGTGAACATGGTCATGCGCACTCGGGCGGGCATGGGAAAAACTGGAGAAGCATACCTCATAGGGGGAGACGGGCTGATGCGGTCCGATCTTTTTTCTGATCCCAAAGGCCATAGTGTGGTTGCCTCTTTTGCCGATCCGCGCCGAGGCGTCATGCGATCCGAATCCGACCTTCGTGCGCTCAAAGGCGATGACGGAAACACCAAATGCATCGACTATCGCGGTCAAGAAGTGCTGTCTGCCTATGCCCCGATTCCGGTGGGCGACACCACCTGGGGGCTGGTGGCCAAGATCGACGCCTCCGAGGCCCTTGCCCCTGTGCGACGGCTTGAAAACGCCGCCATGGTGGTTGGCGGCAGTTCTGCGGCCGGTATCGCGCTGCTGACGCTGTTGTTTCTCTGGTTTGTCCTGCTCAAGCCGTTGGCCGGGTTGCGGGCATACGCCGGGAAAGTGGCTGAAGGTGATCTCGAGGCCAGGCCAGAAGGGGTGTTCAAGGCGGAGTTGCAGCAGGTCTCAGTGGCTATCGAACAGATGGTTCATAACCTGGGCGAGAAGATGCAGGAGGCAGAAGCTGCCTCATCTCTTGCTCAGGCCCGTGCCGTGGAAGCTGAAGCAGCCTTTGTCAGGGCCGACAACGAACGTCGGGCACGCAACGACGCGGCCAAGGCCCAGCGCGAAGGGATGCTCCAGGCCGCCGGGATGCTTGAATCCGTAGTCATGGGGATGAAAGAGGCATCGGCCACGGTCAATGCGGAGTCCGACCTGATCATGCAGGGGGCCAACAGCCTGAGCAGTCGCGTGGAAAGTACGGCTGCGTCCATGGAGGAGTTGGCCGGGTCCATCCGCGAGGTGGCCGGAAATGCCGAAAGGGCTTCCATGGAAGCGGGAGCGGCCCGGCAGCGAGCTGATGAGGGTTCAGATGTGGTTCGCAAAACCGTTAGGTCCATCGGCGATGTTCATGTCATTGCCGAGGCGCTCAGGCGGCAGGTGTCCAACCTGGGAACCAAGGCGGATTCCATCGGAAAAGTCATGAACGTCATATCTGACATAGCGGATCAGACCAATCTTTTGGCCCTGAATGCCGCCATCGAGGCGGCCCGGGCGGGCGAGGCGGGCCGAGGGTTTGCCGTGGTGGCCGACGAGGTTCGCAAACTGGCCGTGAAGACCATGGACGCCACGCGGGAGGTGGGCAATTCCATCGCCGCCATCCAGTCCGATGTCCGCGAGAATATCAAGGCCATGGACCAGGCCGCGGAAAAAGTGGACACGGCCAACAATCTGGCCGGAGAGTCCGGCACGGCTTTGAGCGAGATCATGGGATTCTTCGACACCACCCTGGGGCAGGTCCAGGCCATTGCCTCGGCCAGCACCCAGCAATCACAGGTTGGGGAGGAAATCAATCTGGCCGTGAGCGAGATGGATGTGGTTTCCTCCAGGACGGTCGAGGCCGTGGCCGAAACCAGTGGGGCCATCAACGCGCTGACCGGGCAGATCAACACCCTTTCCAAGCTTCACGGATTGTTCATGTTGCTCGGCGAGGGCACGGTGCAGAGAAAGGTTGAAGCCCTTGCCAAGGTCCCGGATTTGGCCGTTCGGAACCCGGAAAAGCAGTTCCGTGTGCTGGAGCGGGTTGTGCAGGAGAATCCGAGTCTGGAAATCGCCAGGATAACGGATGACAGGGGCGTTCAGGTGACACGGTCCGCCATGGCTCATCATGCGCCAAAAGGCACGGCTCGGAGCGGGCCGGGATTTGACTGGTCCGAGCACGAATGGTTCCGGGAGCCCAGGCGCACAGGCGAGAGTTTCATTTCAAACATTCATTATTCCGAATCCATAGACGATTACTGCCTGACCGTGTCCACGCCCATAAAGGATCGGGAGGGGAAGCTTCTGGCGGTTCTGGCCGTGGATGTGCGTCACGGCGAAACGGGTGAGAGGATGAGAAAGGCCGCCTGA
- a CDS encoding alpha/beta hydrolase translates to MWTAVKILGLFALCYAAVAVWVFFSQRKLLYMPRAELTATPKQIGLAYEDIRLTNRLGTWIHGWWLPADAPRFTLLFSHGNGGNLSHRLESLRIFHDLGLSVLIYDYSGYGQSQGEPGEEATRADARAAWDWLVREQGTDPRTIVLFGRSLGGAVTARLARELAETDTPPAGLILESTFTSVPDMGAYIYPWLPVRLLSRYQYDSATELAGLPLPALFLHSPDDDVVPYALGRRLHDNYLGPKTFLELQGDHNSGFLLTGRRYSDGLNRFLDGLGE, encoded by the coding sequence ATGTGGACTGCAGTGAAGATATTGGGGCTGTTCGCCCTATGCTATGCGGCGGTGGCGGTCTGGGTGTTTTTTTCCCAACGAAAACTACTCTATATGCCAAGGGCTGAACTGACGGCCACTCCGAAACAGATCGGGCTGGCGTATGAGGATATCCGGCTGACCAACCGGCTCGGGACATGGATTCACGGCTGGTGGCTGCCGGCAGATGCGCCGCGCTTCACCCTGCTCTTTTCCCACGGCAACGGTGGCAACCTTTCCCACCGACTGGAATCGTTGCGCATTTTTCACGATCTTGGGTTGTCGGTGCTGATATACGACTACTCCGGTTATGGACAGAGCCAGGGCGAACCCGGCGAGGAGGCCACCCGTGCCGATGCCCGGGCCGCCTGGGACTGGCTTGTCCGAGAACAGGGGACCGATCCGCGCACCATCGTCCTGTTCGGGCGCAGCCTGGGCGGAGCCGTCACCGCGAGACTGGCCCGCGAACTTGCAGAAACTGACACGCCCCCGGCAGGACTGATCCTGGAGTCCACCTTCACCTCGGTGCCGGACATGGGCGCGTACATCTACCCCTGGCTGCCGGTACGGCTGCTGTCTCGGTACCAGTATGACAGTGCCACCGAACTGGCAGGACTCCCTCTGCCCGCCCTGTTCCTGCACAGCCCGGACGATGACGTGGTGCCTTATGCCCTGGGCCGCAGGCTCCATGACAACTACCTGGGGCCAAAGACCTTTCTGGAGCTTCAGGGCGATCACAACAGCGGCTTTCTCCTGACCGGACGAAGATATTCGGACGGGCTGAACCGGTTTCTGGACGGGTTGGGAGAATAG
- a CDS encoding molybdenum cofactor guanylyltransferase, whose product MNIAGIILAGGLGTRMGHVKKAFMEISGKTILDRLLAVYRPLFPEILISARDRKDYIMYDFPVVEDRFEARSSLTGIHAGLHAMTASHGFMAACDGPFLQAGLVQRLLAEVSPDVDVVVPIKEDGYCEPLCAVYSKRCLPFIEAQLKRGDFRIIEFFDRVKVKEVPVALLRQGDPHQVSFFNVNSPEDLKQAELLAAELGL is encoded by the coding sequence ATGAATATCGCAGGCATAATTCTCGCCGGAGGACTCGGCACCCGCATGGGGCACGTCAAAAAGGCGTTTATGGAAATCAGCGGCAAAACCATCCTGGATAGGCTGTTGGCGGTTTATCGTCCGCTTTTTCCTGAAATCCTTATCTCGGCCCGCGACAGAAAAGACTACATTATGTATGACTTTCCCGTTGTCGAGGACCGGTTTGAAGCACGCAGCTCCCTGACCGGCATCCACGCAGGACTGCATGCCATGACTGCCTCCCACGGGTTCATGGCCGCTTGTGACGGTCCGTTTCTGCAAGCCGGGTTGGTGCAACGCCTCCTGGCAGAGGTGTCCCCTGATGTCGACGTGGTCGTCCCCATCAAGGAGGACGGCTACTGCGAACCGCTGTGCGCGGTCTATTCCAAGCGCTGCCTGCCTTTCATCGAAGCGCAACTCAAGCGCGGCGATTTCAGAATCATCGAATTCTTCGACCGGGTGAAGGTCAAGGAAGTGCCGGTCGCCCTGCTCAGGCAAGGCGACCCCCATCAGGTTTCCTTCTTCAACGTCAATTCCCCCGAAGACCTCAAACAAGCTGAACTGCTGGCCGCTGAACTCGGCCTGTAG
- a CDS encoding DUF2784 domain-containing protein, producing the protein MTDAQVLFWADIILVLHFTIAAFNALSLPVIWIGRLAGLAFVHNPWFRWSHVGLMGFVLLETMAGKLCPLTVWEGMLRRTGGQAGPGQSQSFVGHWASRILFQDFSQTQFAVAYALFFGLILLTLFLVPVRYKRKMLPGKLL; encoded by the coding sequence ATGACCGACGCACAGGTGCTGTTCTGGGCCGACATAATCCTGGTCCTCCACTTCACCATAGCCGCCTTCAACGCCTTGAGCCTGCCGGTCATTTGGATCGGAAGGCTGGCAGGCCTGGCATTCGTGCACAACCCCTGGTTTCGCTGGTCCCACGTTGGACTCATGGGATTCGTGCTCCTGGAAACCATGGCAGGGAAACTCTGTCCACTGACCGTATGGGAAGGGATGCTCAGACGGACCGGGGGACAGGCCGGACCGGGCCAAAGCCAATCCTTTGTAGGCCACTGGGCGTCCAGAATTCTGTTTCAGGATTTCAGCCAGACCCAATTCGCTGTGGCGTACGCCCTGTTTTTCGGCCTGATTCTCCTGACGCTCTTCCTGGTGCCGGTCAGGTACAAGCGGAAAATGCTGCCGGGCAAGCTCCTTTAG